The genomic region TTCTTAGTCCTAAGGTGTGCAAGCACTGGTATAAGGCTTATAAACATCTTTACCATGCTAGGTTCTACTGCAATAGCTATTTGTGAGTCAGCAGTCAATATCAAGTATGGACAAACTTCCTCAAGTAGAACTCTCCTCTCGGTATATGGTAGCTCTATCCTAGCTAGCCCCGTCTTCATGAGTATTGCAAGGAATTCACAGAGGCTGTAGACCTTGCTGTAATCAGGTGGAGGTATTTCTTCAAGCTTCTCTGGAAGAACTATGTTTATGAGTTCGCCGTGCCTTATGTAGAAGGGTAGTTCTGATATACTTATAGGGGCCCAGCGGGCTTTGCGTATCTCCATTATTCTTAGAGGCTTGCCCCTCCTAGTCTCGAAGCGGAGGATTATGACACCATCAACTACGAATTCTTCAACACCCTCACCGACCATTTGCGCGCCATAGGGGTATTCTGCTATGAGGACGCTGGTTACGCCGAGGGGCTTGATACCGTTTACGAAGAAGTTTTGTAGCAATTCTCTTACACGGGCCTTATCCCTCCCAAGTATCTGGAGCATAACGGTAACGCTGTCAACTACTAGCCTCTTCGCGCCCATGTTTATAGCGAGTGTCGCGACCTCTTCGAGCTGCTGCTCAAGGGCATCGACATCGGCTATTGTGAGTGCCTCCACGTACTTGAATATTCCTTGGTCCTCATACTTCTTGAAGTCTACTCCGAGGCTACGCATATGGGCATAGAAGTCTCTCTTAGGCTCAACGAAGTTTACATAGATTCCTGGCTCGCCCCTCCTCAAGCCCTCGTAGATGAACCTGGCGGCGAAAGTAGACTTACCAGTACCCGGGTTACCTGCCACAAGGATTACAGCGCCTCTCGGAAAGCCGCCGCGCAGGAGCTTATCGAGGCCGCTTATACCGCTAGGTATTATCTCGAACTCGTCATACGTGTATAGTATTCCGTGTATCTTCTCCTCGAAGCCCTTATCATTGCCAGCTTCGTTTCCCTGGCCGCCCATATTATCGCCTCTCTGATGATTTATGCAGTGAGTCTTATTCAGCCCCGGTTAGGTATAGCTATGGCCATTAAGCGGTATTTAAAACCCCTATGCTGTATAACTAATAACCAGGTAATGAATGCAATGATTATAGTGTTCTTATAGTATAAGAGCAACTAAGATAATAAGAATATCTAATACGAATATTAGTCTCATAGGTAACGAAACCCCTATATTTTAGAGCTAATATAATTCCCCTTACACGGGGATTCTAAACGCGATGAACCAGCGAGGAAGTGCTTCTACCGGTATTCAGAGCCTTGACGAGATACTGTGCGGCGGCGTGCCGCAGGGCTCGTTCGTGATTCTCGCCGGGCACCCGGGCTCCGGTAAGACAACGTTGGCGGCCACTTCATCGAGGCAGGTTTGCGGCAGGGCGAGAAAGCAGTATATGTGAGCCTCAGCGAGAGAGCGGAGGAATTCCTAGACCACATGAAACGCGTCGGAATAGACCTTGCCTCCTATAGGGAGAAGGGGCTTCTCAAGTACTATTGGCTCCCCTTGGCTAAGGATGCAAGGGTTCTAGCCGACAAGGTTGTAG from Pyrofollis japonicus harbors:
- a CDS encoding RAD55 family ATPase, which produces MGGQGNEAGNDKGFEEKIHGILYTYDEFEIIPSGISGLDKLLRGGFPRGAVILVAGNPGTGKSTFAARFIYEGLRRGEPGIYVNFVEPKRDFYAHMRSLGVDFKKYEDQGIFKYVEALTIADVDALEQQLEEVATLAINMGAKRLVVDSVTVMLQILGRDKARVRELLQNFFVNGIKPLGVTSVLIAEYPYGAQMVGEGVEEFVVDGVIILRFETRRGKPLRIMEIRKARWAPISISELPFYIRHGELINIVLPEKLEEIPPPDYSKVYSLCEFLAILMKTGLARIELPYTERRVLLEEVCPYLILTADSQIAIAVEPSMVKMFISLIPVLAHLRTKKKVLVLSLQTSSQAITQVVQNILKTVGEIKEGEDSIERIAAFSLNPSAYTPQELTILLRMAVDLVKPKVVVIEGFNLLERLQPRDEILPELFNFILWLRRRRITGVYLYNMLGLNRETVQEDPLAPLYDAIISIETPVEHLRPSKPYREVMVTIHHQLISATLRLSIDARRFVNITRIERADLKSLRDLLAEDLV
- a CDS encoding RAD55 family ATPase is translated as MNQRGSASTGIQSLDEILCGGVPQGSFVILAGHPGSGKTTLAATSSRQVCGRARKQYM